GAACCACGACGTTTACGGTAATTATGATGCCGTTTGGCTTTTTTCGATTGTGCTGAGTGTTTTTGGGGTGATAGTACATTTCTTTGTCAATGAGGAGAAAATCGTTCATGACTAGTTCAAGCCTGCTATTCAAGCTCTTGTTACTAACGACCATTGTTTTCTGCTTTGCCTTGGCTGGAGTACTCTGGGGGAACACGCCGGAACTGTTTGACTACTTTAATCAGGCCTTTTGTGCACATTAAGCAGAGCTGAATTTTATCGCTAACTCAAACGCATAAAACGCGAATAAACTGACCAACCTTTATCTTTACGCGCTTTACCGTCGCTTTTAAGCTCACAGAAAAAAAGCCCCTCCGAAGAAGGGCTTTTTCAACGCAATCGCTTCGATTAGAACAGGCGATTCATCCCGTTTAATGCCGCAACACGATAGGCTTCCGCCATTGTCGGATAGTTAAAGGTCGTTTCCACGAAATATTTCAAGGTATTGTTCGAGCTGTTCATCACCGCCTGACCAATATGTACAATCTCTGCAGCGTTGTTACCGAAGCAGTGAATTCCGAGAACTTCCAAGGTATCGCGATGGAACAGGATCTTTAATTCACCCACGGTATCCCCGGTAATTTGTGCACGTGCCAAATAACGGAATGAAGACTGCCCCACTTCATAAGGGACTTTTTCTTCCGTTAATTGCTGCTCGGTCTTACCAATCGAAGAAATTTCTGGAATAGTGTAAATACCAGTTGGAATATCTGTCACCGGTTTGACATTTTTCTCACCACTCATATTGGCACCCGCACAACGCCCTTGGTCGTACGCAGCAGAAGCCAACGATGGCCAGCCAATCACATCACCTGCAGCATAGATGTGTTCTACTTCGGTTTGGTATTGCTCATTGACATGTAACTGACCACGGCTATTTGGCGTTAAACCGACATTTTCCAGGCCTAGGCCATCGGTATTACCTGAACGGCCATTACACCAAAGAATCGCATCGGCCTTGATTTTCTTCCCACTCAACAAATGCAAGACCACATGATCATCATGAGTTTCTAAATGGTCGATCTGTTCATTATGACGGATCAACACGCCCTGCTCACGCAAGTGATACGACAAGGCATCCGCAATCTCATCATCGAGGTAACTCAACAGTTTTTGCTGGGTATTGATCAGATCAACTTTATGATCAAGACCGATAAAGATCGAAGCATATTCACAACCAATAACACCAGCACCATAAATAATGATTTTCTGGATGGTGTAATCAAGATCCAGAATCTTGTCTGAATCGAATACACGTGGATGATTAAAGTCTAAAATCTCTGGATGATATGGACGGCTACCGGTCGCAATCACCAACTGTTTAAAAATCAGGGTTTCCTTAACACCATCCGGACTAAACACTAGAACGGTATTGGCATCCTGAATATAGGCACGGCCGTAATAAATATCGATGCGGTTGCGGTCATAAAAACGCGAGTGCGTATCAACCTGTTGCTGAATCACTTTGTGAGCATGGCGCAACACCTGTTTCATGGTGAAATGCTTCCATTCGCCCACTTTTTGGAACATTGGATCACGTTGATAGCGAAGGATGCTCGAAACGGTTTGACGCAAGGATTTACTTGGGATGGTTCCAACATGGGTACAGTTTCCTCCCAGTTGCTCACGCATATCGACAATTGCAACGCGCTTCCCCGCTTTCGCCAGCTTCATTGCAGCGCCTTCACCGGCAGGTCCTGAACCGAGAACTACAGCGTCATACTTGACGAAATTCCCACTAACGACCTCTTTCTTACGTGGCATTCAAAGCTCCTTCCACCAATCTATATACTAATTTTTTAATCAATTGTGAGCTAATATGCTGATTTCTGCCGTATTTCACAACCATATATTCAGTGATAGCCACATTTTCTAAATGAATAATGATTTTAACCCATTTCAGGTGACGTCCGTTATAATGACAACTATATTACCAAACATCCTCTCCCCTATTAAACAGTGGAAAAGTTGAATATGTCTGAAAACCGTAAGCCTGAACAGGGTGTCAAACTTCGTGGTGCAGAAAAAGTCGCTAGAATTCCTGTAAAAGTTGTTCCTACGGTTGAAGTGCCGCGCAAACCGGACTGGATCCGAGTCAAAATGACGGCACCAGAAGAAGTTCAACGTATCAAAACCACCCTACGTGCGCAAAAGCTGCATACAGTCTGTGAAGAAGCTGCCTGCCCGAATTTACCTGAGTGTTTTGGTGGTGGAACGGCAACTTTCATGATCATGGGCGATATTTGTACCCGTCGCTGTCCGTTCTGTGATGTGGCCCACGGCCGTCCAAATGCACTCGATCCGGATGAACCGCGCCATATGGCTGAAACCATTGCCAACCTCGGCCTCAAATATGCCGTAATCACCTCGGTCGACCGCGATGACCTGCTCGATGGTGGCGCACAGCATTTTGTTGATTGTATTAAAGAGGCACGTGCATTAAGTCCAGATACCTTACTGGAAATTCTGGTACCGGACTTCCGCGGACGTATGGATATTGCGTTACGCATCATGACTGAATGTCCACCGGATGTGTTTAACCACAATATTGAAACCGTGCCACGTCTGTATAAAGCAATGCGTCCAGGTTCAGACTATCAACACTCTTTAAGCCTGTTAAAAACCTTTAAAGACTATTGTCCAGACGTACCCACCAAGTGCGGTTTGATGGTCGGTATTGGTGAAACTGAAGAAGAAGTGATTGCCCTGCTTGATGACCTGAAAGCCCATGATGTGGACTATGTAACCATCGGACAGTATTTACAACCATCGACGCAGCATGCACCTATCGATCGTTTTGTCACCCCAGAAGAATTTGAGCGTTATGCTGAACATGGCCGCAAACTGGGCTTTAAAAATATCTGGTCAGCACCTATGGTTCGTTCCAGCTATTTCGCAGATCGTCAGTATTATGGTGAACCGGTTCCAGCAGTACGTCGCAAGGTAGATCCAGCCAAGAAAATCAATGTACAAACCATTGAAGCTTAAAATAGTGTTCTGATTTTAAAAGCCCTCTC
This portion of the Acinetobacter sp. GSS19 genome encodes:
- the sthA gene encoding Si-specific NAD(P)(+) transhydrogenase, giving the protein MPRKKEVVSGNFVKYDAVVLGSGPAGEGAAMKLAKAGKRVAIVDMREQLGGNCTHVGTIPSKSLRQTVSSILRYQRDPMFQKVGEWKHFTMKQVLRHAHKVIQQQVDTHSRFYDRNRIDIYYGRAYIQDANTVLVFSPDGVKETLIFKQLVIATGSRPYHPEILDFNHPRVFDSDKILDLDYTIQKIIIYGAGVIGCEYASIFIGLDHKVDLINTQQKLLSYLDDEIADALSYHLREQGVLIRHNEQIDHLETHDDHVVLHLLSGKKIKADAILWCNGRSGNTDGLGLENVGLTPNSRGQLHVNEQYQTEVEHIYAAGDVIGWPSLASAAYDQGRCAGANMSGEKNVKPVTDIPTGIYTIPEISSIGKTEQQLTEEKVPYEVGQSSFRYLARAQITGDTVGELKILFHRDTLEVLGIHCFGNNAAEIVHIGQAVMNSSNNTLKYFVETTFNYPTMAEAYRVAALNGMNRLF
- the lipA gene encoding lipoyl synthase, with product MSENRKPEQGVKLRGAEKVARIPVKVVPTVEVPRKPDWIRVKMTAPEEVQRIKTTLRAQKLHTVCEEAACPNLPECFGGGTATFMIMGDICTRRCPFCDVAHGRPNALDPDEPRHMAETIANLGLKYAVITSVDRDDLLDGGAQHFVDCIKEARALSPDTLLEILVPDFRGRMDIALRIMTECPPDVFNHNIETVPRLYKAMRPGSDYQHSLSLLKTFKDYCPDVPTKCGLMVGIGETEEEVIALLDDLKAHDVDYVTIGQYLQPSTQHAPIDRFVTPEEFERYAEHGRKLGFKNIWSAPMVRSSYFADRQYYGEPVPAVRRKVDPAKKINVQTIEA